A genomic region of Devosia ginsengisoli contains the following coding sequences:
- a CDS encoding acyl-CoA dehydrogenase gives MTTANVHAEAVVDTETLEMLRDSVRRFNEQGGLKRVRKLRGVQPGFDRDAWREMAQQGWLGTIIPEASGGLGLPFAAMQVIVEELARGLSPEPIVGCAVHAATVLLGCRQDNRSPELLVQIASGDKLCAVVEADIAVTHDGARRLTGTARHVLPALAVDGFVVAARDGAETLIVFVDAAAPGISIVPESRADGTFSGTVTFAEVRVSAENVLAEGAAASAALIRGRAAAVLMTAAELFGAMDEALSITLDYMKTRVQFDRPIGSFQALQHRAVDLYIQKELSRSVLSEAIAALDGSDDLELIEMEASRAKARCSAAGMLIGREAIKLHGAIGVTDEYDVGLYLKRLLSLAALHGNAAAHQARYGALLERRQGGLEEGREVTAAAVPAEFMAEQKLAVDWNSFSNDAFRAGIRAYLEAHYPQHLRGLGRRGTPGEMADWLDRMVRKGWIAPAWPVEHGGMGLSPAKQVIFIEERERVGIARNPDQGVVMFGPMLMRYGTDEQKRRFLPKIVTNEYIWCQGYSGTQCWIRPG, from the coding sequence ATGACCACCGCCAATGTCCATGCCGAAGCGGTAGTCGATACTGAGACGCTCGAGATGTTGCGGGACAGTGTCCGGCGTTTCAATGAGCAGGGCGGTCTCAAGCGCGTGCGCAAACTGCGGGGAGTCCAGCCTGGTTTTGATCGCGACGCGTGGCGCGAAATGGCGCAGCAGGGCTGGCTGGGCACCATTATTCCGGAAGCGTCCGGCGGGCTCGGGCTGCCTTTTGCAGCAATGCAGGTCATCGTCGAGGAGTTGGCGCGGGGCCTCAGTCCGGAGCCAATCGTCGGTTGCGCCGTTCATGCGGCAACGGTTCTGCTGGGATGCCGGCAGGATAACCGCAGCCCCGAACTGCTGGTACAGATCGCATCGGGCGACAAGCTCTGTGCAGTCGTGGAAGCCGATATTGCGGTTACGCATGATGGCGCTAGGCGCCTTACCGGCACTGCACGGCATGTCCTGCCAGCATTGGCAGTTGACGGCTTTGTCGTTGCTGCGCGCGATGGCGCCGAAACCTTGATCGTCTTCGTCGACGCCGCAGCGCCCGGCATATCGATCGTGCCCGAAAGCCGCGCCGATGGCACCTTTTCGGGTACCGTTACCTTCGCCGAGGTGCGGGTATCGGCCGAAAACGTCTTGGCTGAAGGCGCCGCAGCCTCGGCCGCCTTAATCCGGGGGCGGGCAGCGGCCGTGCTGATGACGGCGGCTGAGCTCTTCGGCGCCATGGACGAGGCGCTGTCCATCACGCTGGACTATATGAAAACACGGGTGCAGTTCGACAGGCCCATCGGCAGTTTCCAGGCCCTGCAGCACCGTGCTGTGGACCTCTATATCCAGAAGGAATTGAGCCGTTCAGTGCTCTCCGAAGCAATCGCCGCGCTCGATGGCTCCGATGATCTCGAGCTGATCGAGATGGAGGCTTCCCGGGCCAAGGCTCGCTGCAGCGCGGCGGGCATGCTGATCGGCCGTGAAGCGATCAAGCTGCATGGCGCGATCGGCGTAACCGACGAATATGACGTCGGCCTCTATCTCAAGCGCCTGCTGTCGCTGGCGGCCCTTCATGGCAATGCAGCGGCGCATCAGGCCCGCTATGGTGCATTATTGGAGCGCCGCCAGGGTGGGCTGGAAGAGGGCCGGGAGGTCACGGCTGCGGCGGTGCCTGCGGAGTTCATGGCCGAGCAAAAGCTGGCCGTGGACTGGAACAGTTTTTCGAACGATGCTTTCCGGGCCGGCATACGCGCTTATCTTGAGGCGCACTATCCGCAGCATCTCAGAGGGCTGGGCCGGCGCGGAACGCCAGGTGAAATGGCGGATTGGCTCGACCGCATGGTCCGCAAGGGCTGGATAGCCCCGGCCTGGCCGGTCGAGCATGGCGGAATGGGCCTGTCGCCGGCCAAGCAGGTGATCTTCATCGAAGAGCGCGAGCGTGTGGGTATCGCCCGGAATCCGGACCAGGGCGTGGTGATGTTCGGGCCCATGCTCATGCGCTACGGCACGGACGAGCAGAAGCGGCGCTTCCTGCCCAAGATCGTCACCAATGAGTATATCTGGTGCCAGGGTTATTCCGGAACCCAATGCTGGATCCGACCTGGCTAG
- the prpB gene encoding methylisocitrate lyase, with protein sequence MSTDWLDGAAQGRADRAAVLRQLIARKQSVAVPGAADGMSAQLARDAGFEALYLSGAAVSASMALPDLGMLTLEDVTRKAREVVRASGLPLIVDADTGFGEVLNIMRAVRELEEAGAACIQIEDQVFPKKCGHLNDKSVVPVEDMCRKIAAARQASSGLLICARTDAGTADFDDAIRRANRYVAAGADVIFVEALHSIEAMRRARAEIAAPLLANMTEFGRTPQTSLQTFNELGYELVIYPVSAARAAWRASKSVYEAIKRDGEVGASIDTMMTRAELYQTIGYYDYEALDAKIVKTVLE encoded by the coding sequence ATGTCCACCGATTGGCTGGATGGTGCGGCGCAGGGCCGTGCCGATCGTGCCGCCGTCCTGCGCCAACTGATTGCGCGCAAGCAGAGCGTGGCTGTGCCCGGAGCGGCCGACGGCATGAGTGCGCAACTGGCGCGCGATGCCGGGTTTGAGGCGCTCTACCTCTCGGGCGCCGCCGTCTCGGCCTCGATGGCCCTGCCTGACCTGGGCATGCTGACGCTCGAGGATGTGACGCGCAAGGCGCGTGAGGTGGTTCGCGCATCCGGACTCCCGCTGATCGTCGATGCGGATACCGGCTTCGGCGAGGTGCTGAATATCATGCGCGCGGTGCGCGAGCTGGAAGAGGCTGGAGCGGCCTGCATCCAGATCGAAGATCAGGTATTTCCCAAGAAGTGCGGGCACCTCAACGACAAGTCGGTCGTGCCGGTCGAGGATATGTGCCGCAAGATCGCTGCTGCGCGGCAGGCCTCCTCGGGACTGCTGATCTGCGCGCGCACCGATGCGGGCACCGCGGATTTCGACGATGCGATCCGGCGTGCCAACCGCTATGTCGCGGCCGGTGCAGACGTGATCTTCGTCGAAGCGCTGCATTCGATCGAGGCCATGCGCCGGGCTCGCGCGGAAATAGCGGCGCCGTTGTTGGCCAACATGACCGAGTTCGGGCGCACGCCGCAGACCTCGCTCCAGACATTCAACGAATTGGGCTATGAACTCGTTATCTATCCCGTCTCGGCCGCTCGTGCCGCCTGGCGCGCCAGCAAGTCGGTCTATGAGGCGATCAAGCGCGACGGCGAAGTCGGGGCGTCCATCGACACGATGATGACGCGGGCCGAGCTCTACCAGACCATCGGCTATTACGACTACGAGGCGCTCGACGCCAAGATCGTCAAAACCGTTCTCGAATAA
- a CDS encoding electron transfer flavoprotein subunit beta/FixA family protein, which produces MNPFDEIAVEEALRLKETGKAEEVVLVSIGPAQANETLRNGLAMGADRGIHVQTDARVEPLAVAKLLKAIAMEEAADLMFLGKQAIDDDANQTGQMLAALLGWAQGTFASRVELGEGRVSVTREVDGGLQTVSLKLPAVITTDLRLNEPRYASLPNIMKAKKKPVDVRTVESLGVDIAPRHTVLSVTEPPARKAGTLVASVDELLDRLRNEAGVL; this is translated from the coding sequence ATGAATCCGTTCGACGAAATTGCCGTCGAAGAGGCGCTGCGGCTCAAGGAGACTGGCAAGGCCGAGGAGGTGGTGCTGGTTTCCATCGGTCCGGCGCAGGCCAATGAGACCCTGCGCAACGGCCTGGCCATGGGCGCCGACAGGGGCATTCATGTGCAGACCGATGCGCGTGTCGAGCCACTCGCCGTTGCCAAGCTGCTCAAGGCAATCGCCATGGAAGAGGCGGCCGACCTGATGTTCCTCGGCAAGCAGGCCATCGACGACGATGCCAACCAGACCGGTCAGATGCTGGCAGCGCTGCTGGGCTGGGCCCAAGGCACTTTTGCATCAAGGGTCGAACTCGGGGAAGGGCGGGTATCCGTCACAAGGGAAGTGGATGGTGGCCTGCAGACCGTATCGCTGAAGTTGCCGGCCGTGATCACCACCGACCTGCGGCTCAACGAGCCGCGCTATGCATCGCTGCCCAATATCATGAAGGCCAAGAAGAAGCCGGTCGACGTCCGCACGGTCGAAAGCCTCGGCGTGGATATTGCGCCAAGGCATACTGTGTTGTCGGTGACCGAGCCACCGGCACGCAAGGCGGGCACCCTGGTGGCGTCGGTCGATGAACTGCTCGACCGGCTGCGCAACGAGGCCGGCGTTCTCTGA
- a CDS encoding MmgE/PrpD family protein, whose product MTALPQQATRLPVYTEALAGYGANLRFDDLPPHVVAAASNCLVDAVACAWFGSRFAWSQAVVSAVERPVGLVAVLGTDITTDAASAALLSGVFAHAFELDSLRKPGAGVHPGATVALPALAVAQSLGSSGRELLTAIVAGIEVMFRIGAATLHTAEKRGFHAPGITGVFGSAVAAGRLMGLSPRQMAHCLGIAASMSGGLLRFAASGDGGMIKRLHLGRAAQNGVIAARLAAAGYEGPSAVIEGPGGVLETFCETSRPELLDAGLGRRYEIETLCIKRYACHVTAQAPIQMLSDWRAAAMFGPADIAGIELDVAPKLASHHAEQHPADMALAQYSVPFMLAFSVYNDLDDPGTLTDGAIREPKVHALADRIRMTADPALKGWSTCMRVTLTDGRVLAGEPAGFLGCPESPLDAAQLRRRFLSLTRAFPPSRMEALADALESIATCSDVSRLPLGLVAGEGRQP is encoded by the coding sequence GTGACGGCCTTACCACAGCAAGCAACGCGCCTGCCTGTCTATACCGAGGCACTGGCCGGCTATGGCGCCAATCTCCGGTTCGATGACCTGCCGCCGCATGTTGTCGCGGCTGCGAGCAATTGCCTTGTCGATGCCGTTGCCTGCGCCTGGTTCGGCAGCAGGTTTGCCTGGTCGCAAGCCGTGGTGAGCGCGGTCGAACGGCCGGTCGGGTTGGTGGCCGTGCTTGGCACGGACATCACAACCGATGCGGCGTCAGCGGCGCTGCTCTCGGGTGTCTTCGCGCATGCTTTCGAACTTGATTCCCTGCGCAAGCCTGGCGCCGGTGTCCACCCCGGTGCGACAGTGGCGCTGCCGGCGCTGGCAGTGGCCCAGTCGCTTGGGAGCAGCGGGCGCGAGCTGCTGACTGCCATCGTTGCCGGGATAGAGGTGATGTTCCGTATCGGTGCCGCGACGCTTCACACGGCCGAAAAGCGCGGCTTTCACGCGCCGGGTATTACGGGCGTCTTCGGCTCCGCCGTGGCGGCCGGCCGCCTCATGGGGCTGTCACCCCGGCAGATGGCGCACTGCCTCGGCATTGCCGCCTCGATGAGCGGCGGCCTGCTGCGCTTTGCCGCTTCGGGCGATGGGGGCATGATCAAGCGGCTCCACCTGGGGCGGGCTGCGCAGAACGGCGTTATTGCCGCCCGGCTTGCTGCGGCTGGCTATGAGGGCCCGAGCGCCGTGATCGAAGGTCCGGGGGGCGTGCTCGAGACGTTCTGCGAAACATCGCGTCCTGAACTGCTCGATGCCGGTTTGGGACGCCGCTACGAGATCGAGACGCTGTGCATCAAGCGCTATGCCTGCCATGTCACTGCCCAGGCGCCCATCCAGATGTTGTCGGATTGGCGGGCAGCCGCCATGTTCGGCCCCGCCGATATCGCCGGAATTGAACTCGATGTCGCCCCCAAGCTTGCCAGTCATCATGCCGAGCAACATCCGGCCGATATGGCGCTGGCCCAGTACAGCGTGCCGTTCATGCTTGCCTTCTCGGTCTATAACGACCTCGATGATCCCGGCACCTTGACCGATGGCGCGATAAGGGAGCCGAAGGTGCATGCGCTGGCCGATCGCATTCGCATGACCGCCGATCCGGCACTCAAGGGATGGTCGACGTGCATGCGGGTGACGCTCACCGATGGTCGCGTGCTGGCGGGTGAACCGGCTGGCTTCCTTGGTTGCCCGGAGAGCCCGCTCGATGCGGCACAGTTGCGTCGGCGCTTCCTGTCGCTCACCCGTGCCTTTCCGCCATCCCGGATGGAGGCATTGGCCGACGCATTGGAAAGTATTGCTACCTGCTCGGACGTTTCGCGGCTGCCGCTGGGGTTGGTTGCTGGGGAAGGTCGCCAGCCATGA
- a CDS encoding MmgE/PrpD family protein: MGHIGSGNPYTRAVAEFVSGLRYEDIPDAVRERLKLLILDSLGCALYGANLQWSHILHETLGAVDTSSSAGIWGTNRRISTPHAALINGTQVQGFELDDVHRVGVMHVGAVTLPGLVGIAEAHRNLSGREFLTAALAGYEVGPRVGICMGQEHIGQGWHSGATLGVFSSAAAAARALSLDADRTVHALGIAGTQSAGLMAAQFGAMVKRMHAGRSAQSGLYGALLAANGFTGIIDVFEAPYGGFATTFSRSDDRFNLDALTSGLGETFETMRIALKFYSCVGSNHTTLDSIRAIQQRRPFTVDELDKIVVRGSQVTVDHVGWEYRPEGITSAQLNLPYCVATLLLEGDVFVNQFSDELVADRQRMDLLKRVQVVHDPEITAKGSTFRHMVKVEVHLRDGSVHHEEREAPRGSEKSFASAEDIVEKFRKLADSVMPSDQQQRLVDAVLNLEDLDDARMLTDQLVVRA; the protein is encoded by the coding sequence ATGGGTCACATCGGCTCGGGCAACCCCTATACGCGCGCAGTTGCCGAATTCGTTTCCGGGCTTCGCTACGAAGATATTCCCGACGCGGTTCGCGAACGCCTCAAGCTGCTTATTCTCGACTCGCTCGGCTGTGCGCTTTATGGGGCCAACCTGCAATGGTCGCATATTCTCCACGAGACGCTGGGCGCCGTCGATACCAGCAGCTCGGCAGGCATCTGGGGGACCAACAGGCGTATCTCGACGCCGCATGCGGCTTTGATCAACGGCACGCAGGTCCAGGGTTTTGAACTCGATGACGTGCATCGCGTCGGTGTCATGCATGTGGGGGCGGTAACGCTTCCCGGACTGGTCGGCATTGCGGAAGCGCATCGGAACCTCTCCGGACGCGAGTTCCTCACGGCGGCGCTGGCGGGTTACGAAGTCGGCCCGCGCGTCGGCATCTGCATGGGGCAGGAGCATATCGGTCAAGGCTGGCATTCTGGCGCCACGCTGGGCGTGTTTTCCTCGGCTGCTGCGGCAGCCCGTGCATTGAGTCTCGATGCCGATAGGACCGTCCATGCCCTGGGTATCGCCGGTACGCAATCTGCCGGGCTGATGGCGGCGCAGTTCGGCGCCATGGTCAAGCGGATGCATGCGGGTCGCTCGGCCCAGAGCGGGCTCTATGGCGCGCTTCTGGCAGCCAACGGCTTTACCGGCATTATCGACGTGTTCGAGGCGCCTTATGGTGGTTTTGCCACGACTTTTTCGCGATCGGACGACCGATTCAACCTGGATGCGCTGACGAGCGGTCTGGGCGAGACCTTCGAGACCATGCGCATTGCGCTCAAGTTCTATTCCTGCGTAGGCAGCAACCACACCACGCTGGATTCCATCCGCGCCATCCAGCAGCGCCGCCCGTTTACGGTCGATGAGCTGGATAAAATCGTGGTCCGGGGCTCGCAGGTTACTGTCGATCACGTGGGCTGGGAATATCGGCCGGAGGGCATAACCTCGGCGCAGCTCAACCTGCCATATTGCGTGGCGACACTGCTGCTGGAAGGCGATGTATTCGTCAACCAGTTCTCCGATGAACTGGTGGCCGACCGCCAGCGGATGGACCTGCTCAAGCGGGTACAGGTCGTGCATGATCCGGAAATCACCGCAAAGGGCTCGACCTTCCGCCACATGGTCAAGGTCGAGGTTCATCTCAGGGACGGCAGCGTGCACCACGAGGAGCGCGAGGCGCCGCGCGGCAGCGAGAAAAGCTTTGCCAGTGCCGAGGACATTGTCGAGAAGTTCAGGAAGCTCGCCGACAGCGTCATGCCCTCGGATCAACAACAGCGCCTGGTCGATGCGGTGCTCAACCTCGAAGACCTCGACGATGCCAGGATGCTGACCGACCAACTGGTCGTTCGGGCCTGA
- a CDS encoding FAD-binding protein, whose product MDEGANFHSHTYAKYGGEILKQPGMFAWQVFDSKVSHLLRSEYRIRRVTKAESDTLEGLAEQLEGVNSRQFLETVRAFNEACRSDVPFNPNILDGRATSGLQIDKTNWANALDTPPYHAYHVTTGVTFTFGGLKVTPEAEVEDSYSGVVKGLYAAGEMVGGCSSRTTQAVPG is encoded by the coding sequence GTGGACGAGGGCGCCAATTTCCATAGCCACACCTATGCCAAATATGGTGGCGAAATCCTCAAGCAGCCTGGCATGTTCGCCTGGCAAGTGTTTGATTCCAAAGTCTCACACCTGTTGCGCAGTGAGTACCGTATCCGGCGCGTGACCAAGGCGGAATCCGATACGCTGGAGGGGCTCGCCGAGCAGTTGGAGGGTGTCAATTCCAGGCAATTCCTGGAGACCGTGCGGGCGTTCAACGAGGCTTGCCGCTCGGATGTACCGTTCAACCCCAACATTCTTGATGGCCGCGCCACGTCCGGCCTGCAGATCGACAAGACCAACTGGGCCAATGCGCTCGATACGCCGCCATACCATGCCTATCACGTAACCACGGGCGTCACCTTCACCTTTGGCGGACTCAAGGTCACGCCGGAGGCCGAGGTGGAAGACAGCTATTCCGGTGTGGTGAAGGGGCTCTATGCCGCTGGCGAGATGGTCGGGGGCTGTTCTTCCAGAACTACGCAAGCGGTACCGGGCTGA
- a CDS encoding acyl-CoA dehydrogenase family protein, which translates to MSISGARVIPEPNAGSDLASLRTEAVRDGDAFVINGSKIWTTMAHHATHMFLLARTNKAVKKQEGISFFVLDLKTSGVTIRPIGNLAGHEEFCEVFFDEVRVPADNLIGELDKGWSVAKSLLGFERLNNGSPRRVQGPLKLLQQVADARSLALDPVYREKYTAIYLDITDLKSAYSRFSDIVGNGLMPGPEISQLKIWAGECAQRLSELLIETAGEEGGHCRPASFRQRRYRCPCPVLRNVPVADRVGLKRHPAQRAGTACARTAEVAVRPVYPRFANEDSCCRQTRRRSECAGARAPGRAGGRTHQRQDGHESVRRNCRRRGAAAQGDWQGRGGGAGFHRSGAGQ; encoded by the coding sequence ATGAGTATATCTGGTGCCAGGGTTATTCCGGAACCCAATGCTGGATCCGACCTGGCTAGCCTGCGCACTGAGGCGGTGCGAGATGGCGATGCCTTCGTCATCAACGGGTCCAAGATCTGGACCACGATGGCGCATCACGCGACGCATATGTTCCTGCTGGCGCGCACCAACAAGGCCGTAAAGAAGCAGGAGGGCATCAGCTTTTTCGTGCTCGACCTCAAGACATCAGGCGTGACCATCCGGCCCATCGGCAACCTGGCGGGGCATGAAGAGTTCTGCGAGGTCTTCTTCGACGAAGTTCGGGTGCCTGCCGACAATCTTATTGGGGAACTCGATAAGGGCTGGTCGGTCGCCAAATCGCTGCTCGGCTTCGAGCGCCTCAACAATGGCAGCCCGCGGCGCGTGCAGGGGCCGCTCAAGCTGCTGCAGCAGGTCGCCGATGCCCGTTCGCTGGCCCTGGACCCGGTCTATCGGGAAAAATACACCGCGATCTATCTGGATATAACCGATCTCAAATCGGCCTATTCGCGCTTCTCGGACATTGTGGGTAACGGCCTCATGCCGGGGCCGGAAATCTCCCAACTCAAGATATGGGCCGGCGAATGCGCTCAGCGGTTGTCAGAGCTGCTGATCGAAACGGCCGGTGAGGAGGGGGGGCATTGTCGGCCGGCAAGCTTTCGGCAGCGCCGATATCGATGTCCTTGCCCCGTTCTACGCAATGTTCCCGTCGCAGATCGCGTCGGGCTCAAACGACATCCAGCGCAACGTGCTGGCACAGCGTGTGCTCGGACTGCCGAAGTAGCGGTCCGGCCTGTTTATCCGAGGTTTGCAAATGAAGATTCTTGTTGCCGTCAAACGCGTCGTCGATCCGAATGTGCGGGTGCGCGTGCGCCCGGACGGGCAGGGGGTCGAACTCACCAACGTCAAGATGGCCATGAATCCGTTCGACGAAATTGCCGTCGAAGAGGCGCTGCGGCTCAAGGAGACTGGCAAGGCCGAGGAGGTGGTGCTGGTTTCCATCGGTCCGGCGCAGGCCAATGA
- a CDS encoding FAD-dependent oxidoreductase, producing the protein MGAGNAALCSAISAHEQGANVLIIEAAPLEERGGNSFFTGGAFRFAYDGVDDLRGVSAALDEENLENIDFGTYTTDQYFDDMYELTQYRTDPELCEVLVRNSLETAKWFARQGVELRPGLGRQAFKVDGKFKFWGGLALHISGGGPAMMEALYRNAEQRGIEIIYDCPAQSLIQEGGRVVGVGARLRGEAVDIRAGAVVLACGGFESNPEMRANYLGQGWDMAKVRGTRFNMGQGLKMALAIGAKPHGNWSGCHSVAWDVNAPATGDLTVGDQFQKHNYPFGIMVNAKGGALCGRGRQFP; encoded by the coding sequence GTGGGAGCTGGCAACGCGGCCTTGTGCTCGGCAATTTCCGCCCATGAACAGGGCGCCAACGTGCTGATCATCGAGGCAGCGCCGCTCGAGGAACGTGGCGGCAACTCCTTCTTCACCGGTGGTGCCTTCCGCTTCGCCTATGACGGGGTGGACGATCTCCGCGGCGTGTCGGCGGCGCTGGACGAGGAGAACCTAGAGAACATCGACTTCGGCACGTATACGACCGACCAGTATTTCGACGACATGTATGAGCTGACCCAGTACCGCACCGATCCCGAGCTATGCGAAGTGCTGGTGCGCAATAGCCTCGAAACAGCCAAGTGGTTCGCGCGCCAGGGCGTCGAGCTACGGCCGGGCCTGGGGCGCCAGGCGTTCAAGGTCGACGGAAAGTTCAAATTCTGGGGCGGCCTCGCTTTGCACATTTCCGGGGGCGGCCCGGCAATGATGGAGGCGCTCTACAGGAATGCCGAGCAGCGTGGCATCGAGATCATCTACGATTGCCCGGCGCAGAGCCTGATCCAGGAGGGTGGCCGCGTTGTCGGCGTCGGGGCGCGGCTACGCGGCGAGGCGGTCGATATTCGCGCCGGCGCGGTCGTGCTGGCCTGCGGTGGTTTCGAATCCAACCCCGAAATGCGCGCCAATTACCTGGGCCAGGGCTGGGACATGGCCAAGGTTCGCGGCACGCGGTTCAATATGGGGCAGGGGCTCAAGATGGCTCTTGCCATCGGCGCCAAGCCCCATGGCAATTGGTCGGGCTGCCACTCGGTGGCATGGGACGTCAACGCGCCGGCAACGGGCGACCTGACGGTCGGCGACCAGTTCCAGAAGCACAACTATCCTTTCGGCATCATGGTCAACGCCAAGGGGGGAGCGCTATGTGGACGAGGGCGCCAATTTCCATAG
- a CDS encoding MBL fold metallo-hydrolase, whose product MHSHSQSLQFPFEIPPVGAAPVEVAVGLFWLRLPLPGRLDHVNAWLCDGPDGWTVIDCGMNSAETQSVWDRTFETTLAARRVSDILVTHGHVDHVGYLGTLAKRTGAAVWMSLSEHLTAGMRITEPEERIAEQAETWLTWCGCPPDESETIIANRIGIRSNFVPLPLQYRRLQTGDSFPAGGTIWEVRAFGGHAPEMITLFDPDRHLLIAADQILSHITPPITVHPGEPYGDPLQEFFASFDTLAQLPADTLVLPSHGAPFYGLHERLAQLRSHHEARLEQVEATLDTPQTPYAVARMVFARAMAGNHARQALSETLAHLNYLQRRGRVVADLDDHGVAHFSRQAD is encoded by the coding sequence ATGCATTCCCATTCTCAGAGTCTGCAATTTCCGTTCGAAATTCCACCGGTCGGTGCCGCACCCGTCGAGGTAGCCGTCGGCCTGTTCTGGCTACGGCTGCCGCTTCCCGGGCGCCTGGATCACGTCAATGCCTGGCTATGCGACGGACCGGACGGCTGGACAGTCATTGATTGTGGCATGAACTCCGCCGAAACCCAGTCGGTATGGGACCGCACATTCGAGACCACGCTGGCCGCGCGACGCGTTAGCGACATCCTCGTCACCCATGGCCATGTGGATCATGTCGGTTATCTCGGAACGCTGGCCAAACGCACCGGGGCAGCGGTCTGGATGTCGCTCTCCGAACACCTCACCGCCGGCATGCGGATCACCGAGCCCGAGGAGCGCATCGCCGAACAGGCCGAAACCTGGCTGACCTGGTGCGGCTGCCCACCCGACGAAAGCGAGACCATCATCGCGAACCGCATCGGAATCCGCTCAAACTTCGTGCCCCTGCCCCTGCAATACCGCCGGCTGCAAACCGGCGATAGCTTTCCCGCCGGCGGAACAATATGGGAGGTCAGGGCTTTCGGCGGCCACGCGCCCGAGATGATCACCCTGTTCGATCCCGACCGGCACCTGCTGATCGCGGCCGACCAGATCCTGTCGCACATCACGCCGCCCATCACGGTGCATCCCGGCGAGCCTTACGGCGATCCCCTGCAGGAATTCTTCGCCTCCTTCGACACCCTGGCGCAATTACCCGCCGACACGCTCGTCTTGCCGTCGCATGGCGCGCCTTTCTACGGTCTGCATGAGAGGCTGGCACAGTTGCGATCGCACCATGAAGCGCGGCTGGAGCAGGTCGAGGCGACCCTCGACACGCCACAGACGCCCTATGCGGTGGCCCGCATGGTCTTCGCCCGCGCCATGGCAGGCAACCACGCGCGCCAGGCGCTCTCCGAAACCCTGGCGCACCTCAATTACCTGCAACGCCGCGGCCGCGTGGTCGCCGATTTGGACGACCACGGCGTAGCGCACTTTTCGCGCCAGGCGGATTGA